The DNA region CCGATTTGAAGTTTGCAGTTTCCGCCCCCGAAGAACGGACTTGAGGACATTATACATCAAAAGGACGCGGTTTTTATGACTTTTTGATTAGCCGTCTTTCCGTCATTCCCGTCATTCCTGAGAATCCACCAAGACGGGGGAGAGCAGGAAAGACGGGGGGTTGACTATTCCCCTTCATAAAAAAAATCGCTCATTGCATCCGCAAGCCCCGCGGTTGTGTGAACGCCCGACACCACCGAGGGGGTCAGCCCCTCCCGCCTGACAGTCCGCTCCGTTACCGGCCCTATGCATGCGACCGGCACACGGCGCAAAATTTCCGCTCCGTTTTTCAATATGCCGAGAAAACCCGTTACCGATGATGAACTTGTGAAGACCACCGCATCCGAAGAAGCGACCTCCCTTTGCGCCGCCGCGAGTTCGCTTTTTGAGTATTTCGGGGCGCGCGTCCGGTAACAGGCGGCGGTCTCAACCTTTGCGCCCATTTTCAACAGCCCCTCCGGCAGGGCGTCTCTCGCTATGTCCGCGCGGGGAATGAAGAAGGTTTTGCCGCGCACATTGCTCTTTTTCAGTTCTTCAAGGACGCCCTCGGCGGTGTATTTTTTGGGAACAATATCCGCCCGCACTCCGCGCCGCCTCAGGGCTTCGGCGGTTTTGCTCCCTATGCACACCGTCCCCGCGCCGCCGAGAGCCCTTGCGTCCAGCCCCCGCATATCAAGGCGCGAGAAGAAACGCTCAACGCCGTTTGCGCTCGTGAAAGTCAGAAAGTCGCATGACCGGAGGTTGTCCGCCAGTCTGTCAACGGGCTTCCATGAGGCGGGCGGAATGATTGTTATGCAAGGAAAACTGAACACCTCCGCCCCTTTCTGCTGAAGGAGGTTTATGAAATCCGCCGACTGCCCCGCCGGGCGGGTTACGGTTATCTTTCTGCCGAAAAGCGGTTTTTTCTCAAACCAGTTAAAGCGGTTTTTCATGCCCACCGCGCCGCCGACCATCACCACCGCCGGCGCGAGTCCGCCTCCCTCCGCGCGGACTTTGTCCGCTATGTCGCCCAGTTTCCCGATGACCGTTTTCTGCCGCCCCGTTGTTCCCCGCGCGGTTACCATCACGGGAGTTTTGCGCGGCTTTTTCTTTTCCATAAGTTTGTCCGCTATCTCCCCGATGTTGCCCGCTGACATAAGAAACACCGCCGTCTCCATCCGCGCGAGCGCCTCCCAGTCAACAGGCGACCGCTTGCCCGGCTTTTTATGGCCGGTTACCACGGCAAAGGATGAGTTAAAGTCCCTGTGCGTGAGGGGGACGCCCGAATATGCGGGGACGGAGTGAACCGAACTGACGCCCGGAACTATCTCCACCGGAATTCCCGCCTCAATGAGCGCCCCGGCTTCCTCCCCCCCCCGCCCGAAAACAAACGGGTCTCCCCCCTTGAGCCGGACGACTTTCCTCCCGCGCCCCGCCCGGTCAATCAGCAGGGCGTTTATCTCCTTCTGTTCAAGCGCCTTGAACCCTTTTTTCTTGCCCGCAAAGATGAATTCCGCTATTTCCGGCGCGAATTCAAGCAGGGAGTTGTTGGCAAGCGCGTCATAAATGACCACATCGGCGGACCGGAGCGCCTCCATGCCTTTGACCGTTATGAGGCCCGGGTCTCCCGGCCCCGCGCCGACCAGACACACCGCCGCCGCGCTTTTGGTTTTTTTTCCGCTTTTCATCGGGGCAATTACCAATAACAATGAGCGTGTTATTGTCAAGCGCAAACTTGACAATGCGGAGTTTGTTTTTACACTTGCCTCCGGCAGTTGCCAGTCAGCAGGAGGTGCTTACATTGAACGGAAAATTTGTTTGTTACATTGTCGCGGTTTGCGCAATGATTGTTGTTTCCCCGCCCGCCGCTATTGCGGATTGCGGCGACCACCACTCAAAGAAGGGCTGGTTTGAAAAATTCATGGGGAAAGGGGACCGTGAACACGGCCATGATCACGGAAAACACCGCAAGTGCAAGAAGAAGTGCCACTGGAAGAAACACTCCGCCGGTATGTTCTGGTGGAGAAGTTCTTTCACGAAAGAGGTTCTCCGGCTTGACGACAGTCAGGTATCCCTTCTGGATGAGATATCCAAGTCTCACCGCGAGAAGGTGATGGACGCCTACAACAAGGTTGCCGAGGCAAAAATCGCCTACAAGAAGGTGAAGATGTCTGGTTCTTCCACTGCGGGCGAAATAAGGGCCGTATGGCGGGCAAAGCACGAAGCGAAGATGGAGAAGGAGGCCGCAAAACTGGAAATGTTCCTTGAGATGAGGGAGGTTCTGACTCCCGACCAGAGAGAGGAACTCACGCTGATGAAGGCCCATAAAGGCAAGGGCAAGCGCGGTTGCGGGGGCAAAAAGAAACACTGACACCCCGCACGGGTTAAAGTGGGCCGCATTCGGTATTGCGGCCGGGTTGTTCCCGTCTTTTCGCATTGAAAAATATCCTGATTACGGGCGGAGCCGGGTTCTTCGGAGACCTGTTAAAGAAGGACCTGTTGCGTGAAGGTTTTGCCTGTGTAAGCATTGACCTTGAGCGGGACCCTTTCCGGCATCCCGGCCTGAAGGCCGTTCGGGGGGATATAAGGGACGTCTCCCTGCTGGATGCGATTTGCAGGGAGACCAGATTTGATGCGGTATTTCATTGCGCCGCTATTCTTGCCCATGCGGTCAAAGACAAAAACTTCCTGTGGACATCCAATGTGGACGGCACCCGCAACATAGCGGAGGTTGCAAAAAGGCACGGCATTCCGAGGGTTGTCTTTACTTCATCCAACTGCCTGTGGGCGAAAAATTTCGGCCGTCCGGTCATGGAGGATGACGAGCCGGAACCGGCGGAGATATACGGGCTTTCCAAATGGGAGGGAGAGAAGATTCTGGCGGAGTATGCCGGTGACTTCATCAATGTAACTTTCCGTTGCCCCACGATCATGGATGAAGGCCGTTTGGGACTGCTGGCGATTCTTTTTGAGTTCATAGACGAGGGAAGAAAGGTCTGGGTTGTCGGCGGGGGAGACAACATCTATCAGTTCATCTGCGCACGGGACTTGATAACCGCCTGCAAACTCGCCCTACGGCACGACAAATCCGGCGTGTTCAACATCGGTTCGGACAATGTCCGCTCTTTCCGGGATGTTTACGGCTATGTAATTGAAAAAGCCGGAACAGGTTCCAGGGTCGCCTCTCTGCCGAAGGCGCCGACTCTTCTTGCCATGAGGCTGGCTTACTGGCTTAAAGTCTCACTTTTGGGGCCTTATCAATACAAGATGATTGCGGAGGATTTTGTCTTTGACACAGGCAAGATCAAGGCGGAGTTGCAATGGAAGCCCACGCTTACCAATGAGGAAATGCTCTACAATGCCTACCTCTACTACCATAAGAACCTTGCCGATATAAAAGGGCGCAAGGATGTCTCCGCGCACAAACAGGCGGCGAAAATGGGTATCATTCGCCTGTTAAAGTGGTTCTCGTAACTTTTCGGGAACACGGGGATGATGCCGTGAAAGTTAAAGAAACGACAGCACAATCACCCGAAGCCGCAAGGCCGCAGTTGTTTCAGGCGTTGCGCATGTTGCTGGCCGCAGGCGCGGGAGTTGCCTTCTATGTGGGGGTTTTCACCCTGAAACGTCAGGTTGCGCCGGGCGGGAATGTTCTTGCCGAGTGTCTGATGATACTGATTGCCTGTATTCCTGCGGTGGCCGTCGGGCTGGCGCTACTGCACAGGAAGTCCGTTCTGAACCTTGCGGGAGCCATCGGCGCGGGGGTTGTGTTCTTTTTCGCCGCCGCCTGTTTCTGGTTGACGGTCCCCGCCATCTTTGACCGTTCCGTCACTCTGTATCTGATAAACCTTCTGGATAGCAATGAGCGGGGATTGACCAAAGAGGAAATTCGCGGTGAGTTCATCCATGTTTACTTCACCAAGAGCAAGGGAATTGAAAAACGCCTGAACGAACAACTGGACGCCGGGAGGGTGGTCTACGGCAACGGCCGCTACCGGATAACAGACGGCGGAAGGTTCACTATCTCCGTGGCTCGCGTCCTGAGCAGGTTATATTCTCTGGACTCAAACATTGTGGAGCGGAAAGACGGGCGGAAAGATGAGTAAAAAGAGAAACCGCAACGACACAAAGCGTCCCGCCGCGCCGGAAGCGGATAAACACACCGGGGCTGGCAAGTCCGCCGCGCAGACGGCGGAGCAACGGACGGACGGAGGAGGAAGGGCCTCCGGCATTGACAAGGGGGCTTTTACCGTCCTGCTTGAGCGGGCAACCGTCTGTTACATTGCGCTTCCGGCGTTTATTTTCATTCTGGGGCATCTCCGCCCGGTCTGGTCTCTGCCTTGCGCTGTTCTGTTGCTTGCGGCGGTCTGGTTTTATTTCAAAAACTCCGCCAAGTTCCCGCCCGGAGAGCGGACTTCAGACCTGATACCGCTCCCTTCGGTAATTTCCTTCAGGCACATCGCCTTGTGCTTGTTTGTTGCCTTTGCGGTTTCAAGCCTTCTTGGAGCGGGCGGATGGGGGCATCAGACATGGGACTGGCACAAGCACAACGCGATGCTGTCTTACCTTTCCCTTGAACAGTGGCCCGTGATGATTGAGGCGGAAGGAATCCGGCATACTCTTGTTTACTACACCGGCTACTATCTGCCCGCCGCACTTGCGGGCAAACTGTTCGGCTTCTCCGTTGCAAATCAGGTGTTGTTTGTCTGGACGGTCTTGGGCGTGTTTCTTTCACTGTTGTGGGTCTTTGTTTTTTCCCGCACAACCGCCAAGTGGATAATTGCTCTCTTTTTCCTCTTTTCAGGGCTGGATATGATGGGTGTTTTTCTTTTCGGCGAAAACAGGGGTCTCTTTAACTACCATCTTGAGGAGTGGTCGCGGCTGGAAATTCCGAGAAAACAAATCCCTTCCAATCTCGTGGGAATCAACTGGTTGCCTCAGCATGCGTTTTCAAGTTGGCTGATTGTCTCCCTGCTTATGAGCGGCATCGCCCGTGGAAGTTCCGTGAGGGGGTGTGTTTTTCTTGCCTCAATAGGAATGCTGTGGTCAGTTATGACGGCGTTTGGCATCGCGGTTCTCTCCGCCCTCTGGTGGTTTGCGAAAATAAGGGAGCCCGGAGAGTGGCGCCGCCCTCTGACCGCCCCCGAAAACCTGTGCGTTCTTCCTTTTGCTTTCTGTCTTCTCGCCTATCTGGGTTCGGGGGAAGTAGCAAGCGGGTTTGAATTTCTATCGGGCCAACGGTTTGGGTTTTTCCCCGTGTTTATTCTGTTGGAATTCGGGTTGCTTTGGGGTGTGGTATTTGCGGCGAACCGCCTCTTGAAACGGCGGGTGGAAGGGCGTTTTCTCGGAAGAGATTTGGAGTGGATGTTTTTGCTCTCTCTGCCCGCCGTGTGCGCTCTGTTCTGGCTTTGGGACGGCGACATGCAGAAAAATGCATCCATTCCCTTTGTTTTTATTCTCATGCTTGCCGCCATCCGGATGCTGGAATCGCATGGCTTGATTGAAGATAACAAAAGGTTTGGAAAGTTGGCAGGTTATACCCTTGTGCTGTTGGCGGTCGGCGCATGGACGCCGTTTGTTGAGGCGAACACCGCTCTTAACACAATCCACAGAAGAGGAAGTTGGCGGACCGAAGTCAAACTGGAGAGCATGGTAAACAATCCCAACATAGACACTGAAAGATATCTCGGAAGGCTGGATTCCTTTTTCAGCCGCCACATTGCCCGGCGGCGGGGCGGCGTGGACGCACGGCCCTGACCGGTGGAGCGGAAAGACGGGCGGAAAGATGAGTAAAAAGAGAAATCGCAAAGATGCAAAGCATCCCGTTGCCGCATTGCTCTGCAGCCCTGACAATCAAGAACCAATCAAGAAAAATCGGGGCTCATCCTCCGGACTTCACAGCCCGCTTGCAGAAGAGTTGCTACCTGCGAGGCGGTTGCGCTCTGTCTGCCTGTTATTTCGTGTAAAGGCCGGTAGTTAGGTGTTGTTTCAGCCGGGAATCAGAGATAGTAGCGATTTGTTGACTTTTTCTGACATGGTGTTGGCATCCCAATTGTAACCCGAAACCAATAGCGGCTTAATATCATCGGTGAAGGTCTTATCCTTCAACTTTTGGGCAAGGTTGTCTTCAAATTGCTTTCTGGTCACTTTGTTCCCTCCGTAATCCATGTATCTGTGAAAACTCTCAATGATTTTTCGGGGGACGGCATCCTTATGGTCAAGAGCGATTGCAAGATCAAAGAGGTCCCGTCCTTTCTTTCGCTGATAAAGCGCGCGAAGTTTAGTGCCCAATAATTCGTTCAGTTCGTAAGTGCGGATGGAGCACGACCCTCTATGCCATCGTGAGTCCACCGCGAACGGGAACTCTTTCAAGCCTTCAACTGTAAGGTGTTCCCTTGTGTTGATTTCAAGTTTCAGCCGCATCGGTCGCCCGTCTTCGGATTCAAACCGATACTTGTAAGTGATGCGCGCATTGCTCTGTTTATAGGCTGGTTCTCCCAACCATGGATCAAGGGTGTCATGGAGTGTTTTGTTGGAGTAAATGTTGAGCAAGGCGCGACTTATAACAAGGTCTTGTTCAACTTGCGAGTCATCCACCCACGGCGCATTGGCGCGCCACTCCGTAATGTAGCCGCGCGGAATCATGTGTCAGGCTCCGGCCTGTCATTCATGATTAGTTTCCAGTCACCCAGACGCGGGTCTCCGGCATCGGTCTTGCCCGGAATAAGATTGATGTATTCCCGCGCATTTTCGTGAACATACTTTCTAATTTCCGTCAAAATATCCGTTGCTCCGACAAGTTCCAGCAAATAGCCGAGGCGTTGGGTCCATGCAACCGGCGCGGTTGTCGCAACTTCCGCCAATGCCGCAGGGTCTATTTCGTCGCTTAATTCGGCAAGGACGGTGGCTACATGGTTGTATCCGCCAACGTGTTGCGGGTAACCCGCAAGATCAATGGCGGTAACTTCCGGCGTGGATATCCTCAACTCACCGCAGGGCGTATTGCGCTTGCGGGTCGGGACTTCATTGATGTTCTTCTTGGCGATGAACTTGACTTTTACTTTGCCGCAACGGATTGGCCTGTGATTCTTTTGCAGGAAGACTTGAAACTCCTGCGGCCTCTGGTGCGCCGCCCCGTAATACTGCGCGGCGGTCAATAAGCCGGCGTAATAAACCAGCCCCTTTTGCCGCATCAAATCCGGTATGAATTGTTCCGCCGGAAGGCATCCCAGAGACCTGTATTCAGGCGGAACGATAACATAGAATCCGCGTGCCGGAGACGCAATCCTCCCCTGCTTTGTCAGCCGATATAAAGCCTGTCTGCCCGCTTCCGGAGAGACTTTGAGCGCTTCGCATGCCTCTTTTGAGACGAAACTGCTACGCCCCCTTGAGGCCAGCATTTCAGTTAGATCTCTTGCCGCCATATGTTTTCCGCTTTCGCTTGCGTAAAGTAACGGAAAATGATGTTTTATGCAAGCGAAAACGACAAAAAGGGGGTTTCGGACTACCTCCGGCTCACTGGAGTCTGCATTTGAAACTGATAAAGACCGCATATCCTTCCTGGTCCGCCTGTCTGCGCTGACAGGTTTCAGCGAGGCGGTTGCGCTCTGTCTGCCTGTTGTTTCGTGTAAAGGCCGGTGGTTCGGTGTTGTGCCTCCCGAACTAACAAAGTATTCTGTTTCAGCGACTTAACACCATGGCTAAGACAAAACGCAGACAACGCCGTCAGCCAGCCCCCCCTGATGAG from Candidatus Dadabacteria bacterium includes:
- the cobA gene encoding uroporphyrinogen-III C-methyltransferase, whose product is MKSGKKTKSAAAVCLVGAGPGDPGLITVKGMEALRSADVVIYDALANNSLLEFAPEIAEFIFAGKKKGFKALEQKEINALLIDRAGRGRKVVRLKGGDPFVFGRGGEEAGALIEAGIPVEIVPGVSSVHSVPAYSGVPLTHRDFNSSFAVVTGHKKPGKRSPVDWEALARMETAVFLMSAGNIGEIADKLMEKKKPRKTPVMVTARGTTGRQKTVIGKLGDIADKVRAEGGGLAPAVVMVGGAVGMKNRFNWFEKKPLFGRKITVTRPAGQSADFINLLQQKGAEVFSFPCITIIPPASWKPVDRLADNLRSCDFLTFTSANGVERFFSRLDMRGLDARALGGAGTVCIGSKTAEALRRRGVRADIVPKKYTAEGVLEELKKSNVRGKTFFIPRADIARDALPEGLLKMGAKVETAACYRTRAPKYSKSELAAAQREVASSDAVVFTSSSSVTGFLGILKNGAEILRRVPVACIGPVTERTVRREGLTPSVVSGVHTTAGLADAMSDFFYEGE
- a CDS encoding type IV toxin-antitoxin system AbiEi family antitoxin gives rise to the protein MAARDLTEMLASRGRSSFVSKEACEALKVSPEAGRQALYRLTKQGRIASPARGFYVIVPPEYRSLGCLPAEQFIPDLMRQKGLVYYAGLLTAAQYYGAAHQRPQEFQVFLQKNHRPIRCGKVKVKFIAKKNINEVPTRKRNTPCGELRISTPEVTAIDLAGYPQHVGGYNHVATVLAELSDEIDPAALAEVATTAPVAWTQRLGYLLELVGATDILTEIRKYVHENAREYINLIPGKTDAGDPRLGDWKLIMNDRPEPDT
- a CDS encoding nucleotidyl transferase AbiEii/AbiGii toxin family protein produces the protein MIPRGYITEWRANAPWVDDSQVEQDLVISRALLNIYSNKTLHDTLDPWLGEPAYKQSNARITYKYRFESEDGRPMRLKLEINTREHLTVEGLKEFPFAVDSRWHRGSCSIRTYELNELLGTKLRALYQRKKGRDLFDLAIALDHKDAVPRKIIESFHRYMDYGGNKVTRKQFEDNLAQKLKDKTFTDDIKPLLVSGYNWDANTMSEKVNKSLLSLIPG
- a CDS encoding Spy/CpxP family protein refolding chaperone, producing MNGKFVCYIVAVCAMIVVSPPAAIADCGDHHSKKGWFEKFMGKGDREHGHDHGKHRKCKKKCHWKKHSAGMFWWRSSFTKEVLRLDDSQVSLLDEISKSHREKVMDAYNKVAEAKIAYKKVKMSGSSTAGEIRAVWRAKHEAKMEKEAAKLEMFLEMREVLTPDQREELTLMKAHKGKGKRGCGGKKKH
- a CDS encoding NAD-dependent epimerase/dehydratase family protein; amino-acid sequence: MKNILITGGAGFFGDLLKKDLLREGFACVSIDLERDPFRHPGLKAVRGDIRDVSLLDAICRETRFDAVFHCAAILAHAVKDKNFLWTSNVDGTRNIAEVAKRHGIPRVVFTSSNCLWAKNFGRPVMEDDEPEPAEIYGLSKWEGEKILAEYAGDFINVTFRCPTIMDEGRLGLLAILFEFIDEGRKVWVVGGGDNIYQFICARDLITACKLALRHDKSGVFNIGSDNVRSFRDVYGYVIEKAGTGSRVASLPKAPTLLAMRLAYWLKVSLLGPYQYKMIAEDFVFDTGKIKAELQWKPTLTNEEMLYNAYLYYHKNLADIKGRKDVSAHKQAAKMGIIRLLKWFS